ATCTCTGTAGTGGTTAATCCAAAGGGAATTACAAGCCAGTGCATCATAAACTACAACATCCATTAATCCATTATGGCTCATAGTGCTTGAAAGCAGCCTTTTTGCTACGTTCAGCTCACCTTCATCCTTTGATTCGGCATCTTGCCCGGGCTTGTACATCTCAAAGCCAATCACCAGCTTGGGGCCAATCCCTACTGTTGACATGACTGCGCCACTATGAAAACAATAAGTCGTTTTACCTTTGGTGATTTTCAAACAATCTGAACAGCTTTTCTTATTGCTCCCAAAGAATTTTGTTCCATCGATCGCGGCAACCATATATCCATCAATGGTACCGTTTTCAAAAACCTTATTCTCGACTGCTTTTTTGATCAT
This is a stretch of genomic DNA from Desulfosporosinus sp. Sb-LF. It encodes these proteins:
- a CDS encoding spermidine/putrescine ABC transporter substrate-binding protein — translated: MIKKAVENKVFENGTIDGYMVAAIDGTKFFGSNKKSCSDCLKITKGKTTYCFHSGAVMSTVGIGPKLVIGFEMYKPGQDAESKDEGELNVAKRLLSSTMSHNGLMDVVVYDALACNSLWINHYRDLGIDAIVRAKNNNNKSLRLAKKAANKTEAVEVWVDEQGFEKVEVYMSTFTMDNVEQPLRFVKFAIKHKNNLRTQIMIITTCMETTLKTLFKIIRARWDIELNFQ